The DNA segment CACAACCATGTTCACACGCGTTTCCCACCGGAGCCAAACGGCTACCTGCACATTGGTCACGCGAAATCGATCTGCTTGAATTTCGGAATTGCTCAGGATTACCAAGGCCAATGTAACTTACGCTTTGATGACACCAACCCAGAGAAAGAAGACGTTGAATACGTTGAGTCGATTAAAAACGACGTAAGCTGGCTTGGTTTTGATTGGTCTGGTGAGGTGTGCTACTCATCTAACTACTTCGATAAGCTATACGGATACGCTGTCGAGCTGATTGAAAAAGGCTTAGCATACGTCGACGAGCTGACTCCTGATGAGATCCGCGAATATCGTGGCACGCTAACCGCCCCTGGTAAGCCAAGCCCGTACCGTGACCGCAGCGTTGAAGAGAACCTCGCACTGTTTGAGAAAATGCGTGACGGTGGTTTTGAAGAGGGCAAGGCATGTCTGCGTGCTAAGATCGATATGGCATCTTCATTCATGGTGATGCGTGACCCTGTTCTTTATCGTGTGCGTTTTGCTCACCACCACCAAACGGGTGACAAGTGGTGCATCTACCCAATGTACGACTTCACTCACTGTATCTCTGATGCGTTAGAAGGCATTACACACTCACTGTGTACACTAGAGTTTCAAGACAACCGTCGTCTATACGACTGGGTGTTAGAGAACATTACCATTGACTGCCAACCACGCCAGTATGAGTTCAGCCGTCTGAATCTAGAGTACACGGTAATGTCTAAGCGTAAGCTGAACCAGCTTGTGACCGAAAATCTTGTACAAGGTTGGGATGATCCTCGTATGCCAACGATCTCTGGTCTACGCCGCCGCGGTTTCACTCCTGGCTCAATTCGTGAGTTCTGTAAGCGTATCGGTGTAACCAAGCAAGAGAACATGATTGAGTTTGGCTCGCTAGAGTCTTGTATTCGTGATGATCTAAATGAGAATGCACCGCGCGCAATGGCAGTGCTCGATCCAGTCAAGATTGTGATCGAGAACTACGAAGAGGGTAAGGTTGAGAACCTAACGGTAGCAAACCACCCTAACAAGCCTGAAATGGGTGAGCGTGAAGTGCCGTTTACTCGTGAAGTTTGGATTGAACGCGATGACTTCCGTGAAGAAGCGAACAAAAAGTACAAGCGTCTAGTGCTTGGTAAAGAAGTACGCTTACGTGGTGCTTATGTGATTAAGGCTGAGCGCATTGAGAAAGATGCTGAGGGTAATATCACGACTATCTTCTGCTCTTACGATGATGAAACGCTTGGTAAGAACCCAGCAGACGGCCGCAAAGTAAAAGGCGTGATCCACTGGGTATCGGCTGACAAAGCTCTGCCTGCTGAGATTCGTATGTATGATCGTCTATTCACTGTTGCTAACCCAGCCGCAGCGGATAATTTTGCTGAGACGATTAATCCAGAGTCATTGATTAAGGTACAAGGCTTCGTAGAGCCAAGCCTAGCGCAAGCAAAACCAGAAGCGGGCTTCCAGTTTGAGCGTACTGGCTATTTCTGTGTTGACTCAAAAGATTCAACGGCAGAGGCGCTAGTTTTCAACCGTACTGTTGGTCTTCGTGATACTTGGGCCAAGATTGAAGCGAAGTAAGGCTTCTTTTCTATTGCTCTCAAGTTAAGGCTCTCAAAGCTACTTAATCTCGAACACGTGATGCAGTATTAGATCAAAGACCCGATTAATGTGTGAATAATCCGATAGACCCCGTCTATCGGATTTTTTTATGGGTCAGCAAAATCGAGAGATAAAAAAATGCCAGTCAGCAGAGCTGACTGGCATTTTTCTAAGAGATGTGTTTTTCGCGTATCGAACCAGAAATTACTGGTTGAACATCGCAGAAATTGACTCTTCGTTGCTGATGCGACGAATCGCTTCAGCCAGCATGCGTGATAGGCTTAGCGTGGTTACTTTACCTGTCGCTGCCATCTCTTTAGACAGAGAGATAGAGTCAGTGATGATCACTTGGTCAAGAACCGAGTTCTTGATGTTAGACGCTGCATTACCAGAGAAAACAGCGTGAGTTGCGTAAGCGAATACACGCTTAGCACCGCGCTCTTTTAGCGCTTCAGCTGCTTTACATAGTGTGCCACCAGTATCGATCATGTCATCAACGATCACACAGTCACGACCTTCTACGTCACCGATAAGGTTCATCACTTCAGAAACGTTAGCGCGTGGACGACGTTTGTCAACGATAGCGATATCGATATCGCCCAGTGCTTTTGCAGTTGCGCGAGCACGAACAACACCACCTAGGTCTGGAGATACCACAACAGGGTTCTCTAGGCCGCGGCTTTGCATGTCTTCTAGAAGTACTGGAGTACCGAAGATGTTATCTACAGGTACATCGAAGAAGCCTTGAATCTGCTCTGCGTGTAGGTCAATCGTAAGAACGCGGTCAACACCAACGTTAGATAGGAAATCCGCAACGACTTTCGCAGTGATTGGCACACGTGCTGAACGTACACGACGATCCTGGCGAGCGTAACCAAAGTAAGGGATAACTGCTGTAATACGGCCCGCAGAAGCGCGGCGCATTGCATCAATCATTACAACCAGTTCCATCAGGTTGTCGTTAGTTGGAGCACAGGTTGATTGAATGATGAATACATCACTACCACGAACATTTTCGTTGATTTGCACTGCAACTTCGCCGTCAGAAAAACGAGAAACAGTAGCGTCTCCAAGAGAGATGTATAGGCGGTCAGCAATACGTTGGGCTAGATCAGGTGTTGCGTTACCAGCAAATAGCTTCATATCAGGCACGGTGGAAACCTCAGGGTTGCATGCAGAATTTAAATTGTTTGATTTGTCTGAGACTTGAAGGTGGACAATGCCTGTTTCAGAGGCGAAATATTACGCCCTTGAGCAACAAAAGCAGAGACACTATCAGGCAGTTTAGCGAGGACATTTTGAGCAGTTTGCTCACTGTCAAACTCAGCAAAAACGCAAGAACCTGTACCCGTCAATCTAGACGGCGCGTATTGTAGCAGCCATGAAAGTTGCTTATCAACCTCTGGATACAGCAATCTGACAATTTTTTCGCAATCGTTTTCGTATTGACAGTTCAAGAGCTTGTTTAACGGACGTTTTGGCGTGTTTCGTGTTAAATCTGGGTGAGTGAAAATTTCTGCGGTAGAAATGCTGACGTTTGGTCTTACAACCAAGTACCACTTTTCTTGTGGTTCAACGGAGACAATTTTTTCACCAACGCCCTCTGCAAATGCTGCGTGACCACGAACAAATACCGGTACGTCGGCACCAAGCTTTAACCCTATCTCTGCCAGTTCATCATCAGATAGATTGACTGACCAGATCCTATTGAGTGCCACTAACGCCGTAGCAGCGTTCGACGAGCCACCTCCAATACCGCCCCCCATAGGTAACTTCTTGGTGAGCTCGATATGGGCACCTTTTTGATTGTCAGTATGCGCTCGAAGTGCCATTGCGGCTTTCCAAATTAAATTGTCTTCGACTGCTAGGCCTTCAATTTCGGGGCTGATGGTGATGTTCCCACTGTGATTAGGAGTTACGTGTAGCTCATCGCCAAACTCGACAAACTGAAATAGAGTTTGCAGCTCGTGATAGCCATCAGGGCGCTGGTTATTGATATACAGAAACAGGTTTAGTTTCGCAGGTGACGGCCAGGTAAAAGGGTGTGTCATTGAGAGATAGCCCATTTTGAAATGATGATGTTGAGTTTGGTGTCGCCATTGGTCAATGTCATACGTGAAGGCAAGGGCAGTGTCTCGCCTGCGTAGTCGACATCGCTATAGCGAGAATAGGTTAGGCGCCAAAATTGTCCGCCAATCTGTTTATCAAGGCTGGCTAGCGTGTTTTCAGCAGTGAGTTCATAGTGGTCAGCATCAGCAGGTAAGCCGATGAGCCAGCTAGGCAGCGAGTCTGCCGGAATCGAAAGTCCGGTTAGCTGGGCGATCAGTTGTTGCGCATTGTTACCCGTGTACGTGTCGCCTTCCATGGTCGTCACTTCCGCACCGTCGGGTGTTGACGTTACCGATAGTGCGGTTTGGCCAAGGATCGTGCGTAGTGTCAGTCGATTACTCTGCGCATCTTCTCGCCAGTCAAAGTTGAGGGACTGACGCTCTTGAGGCGAGATATAACCCAGCTTGCCGTTAGCGCGATAGTTGACGATAGATTGCAGTTTTTGTTGATGGCTTTGCCATTCAACACTCGTTGCACTTTCTGGCAGCGAACTACAGCCGTTAATTAGAACTAACACGAGGCTGATGAATGAAAGTCGGCGAAAAATTGTAATTAGATTCATAGGCTTGATAAGTCTCTGGCTTGGTGTTAACCACGCAAGGTGAGTCACATAGAGAATGAACTATAAAACACAACTATATCACTAAAATTGGTTGTCTGATAAACACATAGAGGTGGTTAAGCTCAGAAAAGCGGGTTACAGCTCTTTTCATCTACAGGGGCATCAAGTAAAATTCGGCTCTTATTTGTTCCTCCCACCAACAGAGAACCTCTATTTCATGACTTTGCTTGCTCTTGGCATCAACCACAATACTGCTTCAGTAGAGTTGCGTGAAAAAGTCGCCTTTGGTCCAGATAAGCTGTCTCAAGCGCTGTCTGATATCAAACAGGTAGAAGGTATTGAAGGTGGCGTTATTCTTTCGACGTGTAATCGTACCGAGTTATATTGTGACGTGAGTGCGAAAGACGAGGGAGCATTAGTCGATTGGCTGACGGAGTTCCATCAGGTCGAGCCAAGTGAGTTACGATCAAGTCTCTATGTGCATCGAGATACTGAGGCGATCTCTCACTTGATGCGCGTATCGTGTGGACTCGATTCGTTAGTCCTTGGTGAACCGCAAATTCTGGGTCAGGTTAAGCAGGCGTTTGCTGATGCGAAAAGCCATCAGTCGGTAAACACATCGATTGAAAAATTGTTCCAGAAAGGGTTCTCAGTAGCCAAGCGAGTGCGCACTGAAACGGATATTGGTGGCTCAGCGGTTTCGGTAGCCTATGCGGCGTGTACATTAGCAAAACACATTTTTGAATCGCTAGCGAACTCAACCGTTTTGTTGGTGGGTGCTGGTGAAACCATTGAGTTGGTGGCCAAGCATCTATCGAGCAACGGCTGTACAAAAATGATCGTGGCAAACCGCACACGTGAACGTGCTTTGAGTCTGGCAAATGAGTTTGGTGCTGAAGTCATTGCACTAAATGAGATACCTGAGCACTTGGCCAAAGCGGATATTGTGATTAGCTCGACAGCCAGTCCTTTACCTATCATCGGTAAGGGTATGGTGGAGACGTCGCTCAGCGCACGTAAGCATCAACCTATACTGCTGATTGATATCGCCGTACCTCGTGATATTGAGGCGCAAGTAGGCGACCTTGATGATGCCTACCTCTACACGGTAGATGATCTACAATCGATAGTAGATTCTAATATTGAACAGCGCCGAGCTGAGGCGGTTCAAGCAGAAGCGATAGTCAAACAAGAAAGCACCGTCTTTATGGACTGGCATCGCTCACTGAAATCAGTGAACGGTATTCGAGAATATCGCGACAATGCACATGAAATTCGTAAGCAGCTACTAGAGAAAGGTATGCAAGCGCTCGCAAGCGGTGCAGATCCAGAAAAGGTGCTTACAGAGCTAAGTAACAAGCTCACAAACAAGTTGATCCACTCACCGACGCAGGCGATGCAGCAGGCGGCTCAAGAGGGACAACATGATAAACTACAAATTATCCGAGAGTCACTTGGACTAGATATGAATAGCTAGTCATCGATGCCCCTCAATAATAGCAACCAGATAAGACGACACTTATGAAAGCCTCAATTTTAGCGAAACTAGAAACACTCGTTGAACGATACGAAGAAGTTCAACATTTGCTGGGTGATCCAGATGTGATTGGCGATCAGGACAAGTTCCGTGCGCTATCACGCGAGTACTCACAGCTAGAAGAGGTGACCAAGTGTTTCCAAGCCTATCAGCAAGCTCAAGAAGATCTTGAAGCAGCTGAAGAGATGGCAAAAGAAGACGATGAAGAGATGCGCGAAATGGCGCAGGAAGAGATTAAA comes from the Vibrio astriarenae genome and includes:
- the glnS gene encoding glutamine--tRNA ligase, translating into MSETETRPSNFIRQIIDKDLAEGTHNHVHTRFPPEPNGYLHIGHAKSICLNFGIAQDYQGQCNLRFDDTNPEKEDVEYVESIKNDVSWLGFDWSGEVCYSSNYFDKLYGYAVELIEKGLAYVDELTPDEIREYRGTLTAPGKPSPYRDRSVEENLALFEKMRDGGFEEGKACLRAKIDMASSFMVMRDPVLYRVRFAHHHQTGDKWCIYPMYDFTHCISDALEGITHSLCTLEFQDNRRLYDWVLENITIDCQPRQYEFSRLNLEYTVMSKRKLNQLVTENLVQGWDDPRMPTISGLRRRGFTPGSIREFCKRIGVTKQENMIEFGSLESCIRDDLNENAPRAMAVLDPVKIVIENYEEGKVENLTVANHPNKPEMGEREVPFTREVWIERDDFREEANKKYKRLVLGKEVRLRGAYVIKAERIEKDAEGNITTIFCSYDDETLGKNPADGRKVKGVIHWVSADKALPAEIRMYDRLFTVANPAAADNFAETINPESLIKVQGFVEPSLAQAKPEAGFQFERTGYFCVDSKDSTAEALVFNRTVGLRDTWAKIEAK
- the hemA gene encoding glutamyl-tRNA reductase; the encoded protein is MTLLALGINHNTASVELREKVAFGPDKLSQALSDIKQVEGIEGGVILSTCNRTELYCDVSAKDEGALVDWLTEFHQVEPSELRSSLYVHRDTEAISHLMRVSCGLDSLVLGEPQILGQVKQAFADAKSHQSVNTSIEKLFQKGFSVAKRVRTETDIGGSAVSVAYAACTLAKHIFESLANSTVLLVGAGETIELVAKHLSSNGCTKMIVANRTRERALSLANEFGAEVIALNEIPEHLAKADIVISSTASPLPIIGKGMVETSLSARKHQPILLIDIAVPRDIEAQVGDLDDAYLYTVDDLQSIVDSNIEQRRAEAVQAEAIVKQESTVFMDWHRSLKSVNGIREYRDNAHEIRKQLLEKGMQALASGADPEKVLTELSNKLTNKLIHSPTQAMQQAAQEGQHDKLQIIRESLGLDMNS
- the ispE gene encoding 4-(cytidine 5'-diphospho)-2-C-methyl-D-erythritol kinase — encoded protein: MGYLSMTHPFTWPSPAKLNLFLYINNQRPDGYHELQTLFQFVEFGDELHVTPNHSGNITISPEIEGLAVEDNLIWKAAMALRAHTDNQKGAHIELTKKLPMGGGIGGGSSNAATALVALNRIWSVNLSDDELAEIGLKLGADVPVFVRGHAAFAEGVGEKIVSVEPQEKWYLVVRPNVSISTAEIFTHPDLTRNTPKRPLNKLLNCQYENDCEKIVRLLYPEVDKQLSWLLQYAPSRLTGTGSCVFAEFDSEQTAQNVLAKLPDSVSAFVAQGRNISPLKQALSTFKSQTNQTI
- the lolB gene encoding lipoprotein insertase outer membrane protein LolB; this translates as MNLITIFRRLSFISLVLVLINGCSSLPESATSVEWQSHQQKLQSIVNYRANGKLGYISPQERQSLNFDWREDAQSNRLTLRTILGQTALSVTSTPDGAEVTTMEGDTYTGNNAQQLIAQLTGLSIPADSLPSWLIGLPADADHYELTAENTLASLDKQIGGQFWRLTYSRYSDVDYAGETLPLPSRMTLTNGDTKLNIIISKWAISQ
- a CDS encoding ribose-phosphate pyrophosphokinase, with translation MPDMKLFAGNATPDLAQRIADRLYISLGDATVSRFSDGEVAVQINENVRGSDVFIIQSTCAPTNDNLMELVVMIDAMRRASAGRITAVIPYFGYARQDRRVRSARVPITAKVVADFLSNVGVDRVLTIDLHAEQIQGFFDVPVDNIFGTPVLLEDMQSRGLENPVVVSPDLGGVVRARATAKALGDIDIAIVDKRRPRANVSEVMNLIGDVEGRDCVIVDDMIDTGGTLCKAAEALKERGAKRVFAYATHAVFSGNAASNIKNSVLDQVIITDSISLSKEMAATGKVTTLSLSRMLAEAIRRISNEESISAMFNQ